The following is a genomic window from Mustela erminea isolate mMusErm1 chromosome 2, mMusErm1.Pri, whole genome shotgun sequence.
CTCCTGGATCTTCATCTTCATGTTCACATGTGTTCTACCTGTATGCAAATCTGTCTgcaaatttcttcattttatagtgACCTAATTTTAAGTTGATTCCTTCTGCAAAGACCAAATCTTCCAAGTTCACATTCTGAGGACAAAACATTAGGACTGTAATATAGTAATTTTGAATGGACACCATTCAACCCACATTactatttttacaatatttttctatCTTGGCTTTCTTGTCACATTTTGTAATTCCTTACTTATTAACAAACTTTGTTTTGTGGTTAGAGAAGTGGTATATACTATCTAATACATAAATGTTGATAGgaattataagaaaaattctTATTAATGCAATGCATTGAAGAATCAGAACATATATTATGTGAATAAATGACTAAAAGTATACCAAAATCAAAACCCACAGGAAATCAATATATCTTATTACAACTAGAGGATATATGATAAtagtaaagaaagataaaagtttGAAACTTCTCCATGGATGTTGGGAATTTCACTAAACATCAAATAAGcaaatttttctaactttttcaaactgttttctaaCTGTTTTAATGGTCCTCTCTCTTAGATGATTAGATTTATTAGCATGTTTCTATATCTATGTTTAtactttactataaaaatatatttaaacctaCATGTTTCTGAGTCTTCTTAACTTTGctgaaaattctgtttttaatgatATTCTGATGGCTTTGGAAGTTTTAATGACTTTCCTTGGATGGTTATATATAACACATTgtattaaaagtgatttttttttccttcactataGTCTATACtcaatttcaaattttatctgacatttattccagaaatgtttattgagcacctatctTGCACCCGATATTTTTCCAGACACTGGAGATATAGTGATAaacaaagtagagaaaaatatttgtctgTGTAGAGTTCAGGTTAGTATGGGGGTAGACCGAACATGCACAAATAGCTAGTGAATTAATTATACAGTAtattgaaaactttcttttttttttaaagcctttatttatttatttgacagagaaagacaaagggagagagggaacacaagccgtgggagtgggagagggagaagcaggctttctgaggagcagggagccaatgtagggctcaatcctgggacctcaggatcatgacctaatgactgagccacccaggtgtaccatATTGAAAGTTTTTATGtactatgaataaaaataaagccagggaAGTGGATAAGAAGTGCTGGTTTGTGGAAGagaagtttataatttaaaatggattctCAGGGAAGTGCTCATGGAGGCATTTgaacaaatacttaaaagaactgaaagagcAAGCCATATGAAGATCTGGGGgagtaaaagagaaaactgagtagAGGTTAAAGGGTCCAactagtgcaaaggccctgaggcaagagaGCATAGCACGGAGGCCACGGTAATTAGAGTTGAGTAgacaaaagaagggaaggaaatgatgAATGATGAGACCAGAGAGTTAATGGACAAAACGCAGAGTGGTATAGACCGTTTTAGACTTCTGCATAGTGGGGAGTTTCTAAGTTATCTAATTCAAGGAGATAAGCATCgttcttcaaatataaaaatagacttCAACAATCTTTATCTCCTACTTCTATTGCCACCATGCCCTGTGAAgctaaaacttcagaaaatccaTTCCCAGGtaacaaaatcacagaaaatattacataaaatatataggtAAGTTAATTTCCTTAAGTTTTGTCATCGTGCTAATTACATGACTGCAAAGCATTATACACTTACCACTACCATTGTAATTGGTTAGCAAAGAAAGAAGATTGTACACCTGAATTCTGAAGTTTGAACAAccaaggcaaaaacaaaactgaagcttTCCAGCTTTTAGATGAGTTCTGGAACATCAATGAGACTAGAGGACATTTAAGACAATTAacataaggcaaaataaaaaaaaatgagaaactttaTTAAGAATTgtcataacataataaaaaatttataaaaaaaggaTTGTCATATACAGAtaaggctttcctttttttcttagtgaGTTGTATTTAGTTGTTAATATCAAGACAATGTTATCGTTAtatattgatattatttttaatttggtatgTATATGTTTAGGTTAATTAGTACCCCACATGCAGTTTATTTcatagatttgttttgttttcagttttaaatatgtACTTCGTGGGTCTAATTTGAAATCACAGAATGAAGAGAAATCTTTCATACATTATTAAAAAGTACCTGCACAGTTTTAACTAATAACTTTAATTAGAGTGGTGTCTGGAATAACTTCTGTGGAAAGGTTTTCAGTTAAGAATTCTTCAGTCCATGTATGCCTGCTAGTGgttacaaagacaaaataaactgctcaatttaacaaacaaaatattatttgtcaGATTTGCATCTTGAAAACTTTTGTGGATGAAAATGCAATCTCTGGAGATAACGGTGTTTTTTCTATTCTGTGCAGCAATTTTCAGAGGagttattaattttcaaattctaCAAAGATactttctgttccttcctccaAATTGGTGAAGCAATAAAAGAGACTCAGGACAATTTTATTGGGTGGGTATTATGCTAGTAATGAGAACAGAATTACTTTTCCCAAATTGAGAAATCAGTCTATAGTGAGTGCTTGAACCAATTAAGCCAGATAGGAAAGACCATGCATAATGCCTCATTATATTACATATGTACTACTTGCTAAATTCAGCCTCTTTTAATCTTGTTAGTAGAAAATATCCTTCCCATTAGACAATTTATTTGTTATATCTAGTCAacatttttattgaaacacaagttaaatgcaaaaaaaatgccttttcagcAAGATTTTAATGTACTTCTTgctatgaaagaatgaaaaccacACACTTTACCTGCTACTGAGTACAATTAAACTATAATTAGAATCTAATGGATTTGCTAAAGCATTTAATGATGAATAACATTTAATTCTGCATACAGTTAAAGGTATCTAATTGATATACTCAATTTTACTAGTCAAATGAATACACTAATATGAGGTATCATTTAAGGTTTGCAATGAAAACCACCTAATGATATGAGAGTTTCAAGACTGAATATGTATGCCTGCATAATCTTCTTACTTACACCTCTATAATTTAGGATGGAAACTATGATTCCTAGAGTAGAAAGTAATATTATCTACCATAGGATACCTCTGGTTTTATAGCAAAAACATTACAAATACTAGGATGAAGtgtttattaaaatcatttaacaTCTTCATAGGGAACTTGAagttatttgtaatatttgtttgATTAAATTGTGTATTATAAAttgtaaaaatcatttaatcaCTAGGAGTAAatgaaatctatctatctatatatatagatatatatacacacacacataaacaaggTACTGCAGGTTTTCAATTCTGTAATGTGAGACTGTAAACATGCAAAACTACTCAGAAATATGTTTCATTTGGTGATAAATTGAAAGAGTTGATGTTTCATGCGAATGAACATAGAATGATGGCATCAAAAGGAGCGAAGTGTTTGGAAACATTTCCCTTcaattgtatttattaatattacttTAGTGATATTTTTGTTATCAGGACACAAGCCATAGATTTGGTACATGTTCCAGGTATAAGGTGACCTGTGTGGAAATTGTTGCTATCCCTGATGCTCAGCTAAAATGAAATGCACATATGGTCTCTGCATGAAACCCTTCTCATGTATTAAACCATTCAATTTTCTAACAAATTCTTGACCTTTTCATCTTCTGACCTTCTGAGTAATGTTTGTGCACAATCTGAACTACCCAGGATTGGGCTTCTTGTCATCACTCTCTTGTGTTACAGATTTTGGATCCATGATCGTATTTCTGATTTTACAATCCCATGAGCAAAGACCGCATTCTACTTGGTTATTGCCAGGATGTTTTGTCTTGATCAAACCCTTGTGAGATAAATGTATCTAGCACTTGTGATTGCAAACTGAGCAATAAGTGGATCAACTAAGTTAACCAAGGCATATCAGTGACGAATGGCCAATAGTTAGAATCCATTATTAGAtgggaaaacaagcaaacaaaccaaccaatgGACtagagttctctttttttcttagccaCAATACCaattttaacacaataaaaactTATCATTTAGAATAACTTTCAAGAAGTATTTGTGATTTGACATCAATAAATTGTAGTTTGGCTTTCTTCATGCATACATTCTGGGTGTATATTACAAAGAAGGTGCTGTGGTTGTTTTCAAATGGTGTGTCATACTTCTGAGCTAGACAATATGACCTAGATATGATTTCCCCTGTTCTTCCCCATAAAGTAGAAATTATAATCCCTGGAAACAAGGTAAGAGGCAAATAAGCAAGATTTTGAATTGCATAAAGAGGAAGATAAAGAATGGCTAGATACCACAGACTGGAAGACGAACGGGGCAAGAGGATGACTTCCAACTAGAATAAGATAATGTAGGCATGACTTTCCTGACTTCCAATTTAGTAAGAGAAGGCAACCCAGATAGGCTTGTTTCTTCCCTGGATCTCTTGGAATAACTGTCaacaacaagaaggaaaaaaaaaaattctcagcaggAGGCACCACTTGCTGATAATGTAGCAGAAATACAAATACATCCAATAGACAATCCTTTTTCTCAtgggtgttgttttttgttgttgttgttgttgttgataatTCCAACAAAAATATAGCAATTCCTGATATTTAGacaatgatatttaaaattaggGAAAGTAAAGGGATAAAATTGCAGGCAAGATGTCTATAATTTATTTGAAGTGGTAAAATATTATACCAGTATAGTATGACAaacaatatatgtatattgtaataAACAGAGAAACCATTAAGAAACATATACAAtgaggtcctgggtggctcagtcattaagcttctgccttcggctcaaggcatgatcccagggttctgagatcaagccctgcattgggctccctgctccatgggaagcctgcttctccctctcccactcccctgcttgtgttccctctcttgctgtgtctctctctgtcaaataagtttaaaaaaaaaaaaaaaagagaaacatacacaaaatcaatgcgtcagttacatttctaaatgcactaacaatgaaatagaggaaattaaggaatcgatcccatttgcCATTGCACCAGAATCcgtaagatacctaagaataaacctaaccaaagaggtataGGATCTGTATTCTAaaagctacagaacactcatgaaagaaattgaggaagacacaaagaaatggaaatgttccatcatcatggattggaagagcaaatattgttaaaaatgtctatgctactcaaagcaatctatatattcaatacaattcatatcaaaataccattgacatttttcacagagctagaacaaatgatcctaaaatttgtatggaaccaggaaaaaactaatggaatgttgaaaaaagaaaaccaaaactggcgACATCCTAAtcccagactttaagctctatcacaaagctgcAATCAttgagacagtatggtactggcacaaaagcagtcacatagatcagtggaacaaaacagagaatgcagaaatggaccttcattattaactaatatttgacaaagcaggaaagaatatccaatgggaaaaggacactcttttcaataaatggtactgagaaaattggacagcacatgcagaagaatgaaactggatcatttttttttataccatacacagaaatagactcaaaatagataaaagacctaaatgtgagaaaggaatccatcaaaatcctggaggaaaacacagggagcaacctctgtgaccttggctgcagtaacttcttgctagacacatctccaaaggcaagggacacaaaggcaaaaatgaactattgggactttatcaagattaaaaagaaagcttttgcacagaaaagaaaagtcaacaaaaccaaaaacaaccaacagaatgggagacaatatttgtaaatgacataacagataaggggctagtatccaaaatatataaagaacttatcaaagtcaacagccaaactcaacacccaaagaacaaataatccaatcaagaaatagatgacataaaaaaaaaaaaaagaaatagatgacatgaacagacttttcttaaaataaataaataaataaataaatatagaaaggcatccaaatggacaacagacacatgaaaaaatgctcaacatcacttgacatcagggaaatacaagtcaaaaccacaatgagataccacctcatgccagtcagaatggctaaaactaacaagtcagaagctacagatgttggtgaggatgcagagaaaggggaaccctcctacactgttggtgggaaagcaaactggtatagcccctttggaaaacagtatagagtttccttaAGAAggtaaatatagagctaccctatgactcaacAATTGTACCCCTAGGTATGTACCCCAAAAATATGAATGTtatgatccaaagggacacctgtgccataatgtttataacagcaatgtccacaatggtcAAAccatagaaagagcccagatgttcaccAACAGaggaatgcataaagaagatgtggtatatatagataatgggatattactcagccattttagaaagaatgagatcttaccatttactataacatggatggaactgaagagtattatgctaagcaaaataagtcaaacagagaaagaccattatcatatggtttctctcatGAATGGTATATAAGAAAcaatgcagaggatcataggggaagggagggaaaactgaatgggaagaaatcagagatggagataaaccatgagagactcttcaactataggaaacaaactgagggttgctggagggaagatgagtgggagggtggggtagttgggtgatgggcattaaggacggCACAAgccatgatgaacactgagtgttatatgcatcTGATGAATTATTATGCCctccatctgaaactaatgatgtattatatgttcgataaatgaatttaaataaaaaaatgttgtttgATTCTAGGACTTCTGAATCAAACATGATATATTTTGTTCTTATACCATCATTTAGAAGGACTTTGTGATCTacgaaaaaattaattttaaacatgataatttgaattttaatatatgtaaataaaatgtttcataaatatgataaaaacatatacaaagaaatacactcaaaaaacactataaataaatcaatatggaattccaaaaaatgtttaagtaatttATAACAAGGTAACAAAAGTGAAACAAATgagtattttgtttcctttgggtaaacacctagcaGTGCTGTTGGTGTCTTTCTGTCACTGATGTctagattgatttatttaacatAGCTTGCATAAAATCAATTCATTtaagtttttcaggttttttattgTTCAAGATATGGTCTTTCTTAATGAAAGTTCCATGTAtacttgagaaaaatatgtatatttcattctTGTTGAATGGTATTTCTACATATGTCAATTAGATCCTTTTGATGGATTACCCTGTTTAGATCTTCTATGTCATTGCTAACTTTCTGTTCAATAGTTCTATAGTTTGTTAAGAGTTAAGATGttgaacagacacatgaaaaaaatgttcaatatcacttggaattaaggaaatacaaatcaaatccacagtgagataccacctcacatctatcagaatggctaaaaataagaacagagggaagaagaggtgtttgcaaggatgtggaggggTAAAGCTTTGCACTATCcatgggagtgcaaactggtgcatccgctctggaaaacagtacagaggttcctcgaaaagttaaaaacaaaattatcctatgacccagcaatagcactatgTATTTACCTATTTACCTAAGGAAACAAAATACTGACTCATTTAACTTcgcagacaaaaataaaaagagaggagacacaaatcaccatcatcatgaattaaaactgaaaatttaactAGAGATATTAAGTCTATAACAGAATATTAAGTCAATAGTAGGGATAATTTTATGCCACAAGATTCAGAAACTTATAAAAAAAGGACCAATATTTCAAGATTCATGAACTACTAATACTCAAGCAAGATGAAAGAGACAATCTAAATAGTTTTTTacaatcattaaagaaaatgaatttctttttttttttaaagattttatttatttattcgacagagagacatcacaagtaggcagagaggcaggcagagagagagagaggaggaagcaggctccctgctgagcagagagcccgatgcgggactcgatcccaggaccctgagatcatgacctgagccgaaggcagcgacttaacccactgagccacccaggcgcccagaaaatgaatttctaatagtgaatagaaatactgaaaaaaaatcaacctccAAACCCAGACTACATTATTGTATAATTCTACCGAACATTTATAACAGAATTAGCACTGACTCTATATAATTCTTTCcataaaatagaagaggagagaaTATATCTGGACACATTACATGAGTTCCTCATTATCCTGATAGAAAAGTCAGACAAAGGCtatacaaaataaaggaaaagtaagaaagtttgagaaagagagatagagagagaggaggataaaaggaaggaaggatggaatgaagaaaggaaggatggggagagggatggagacaGAGGAAACAACAATCTAATATCCCTTATAAAATTAGCCACAAAAatcttaagcaaaataaaaacaaacctaacAATGTATAGAAAGACCTATGCACCTTGACCAAGTAaaatttattccaggtatgccAGTAGGACTGGCTCAACATTTGAAAGTCCATGTAATTCACCATGTAGcaagctaaatgagaaaaaacttACATGATCATATAAGTTGATAGAGAAAAAACATTCATGAAATCCAaaaccctttcatgataaaaaaaatactgccagTTAGGGATAAAAAAGAACTGCTTGAACTTGATAAAGGATATTTACAAAGAACCCTCATACTTAGTGGTAAAAGATTGAATATTTTTCCCTAAGATCAAAAATAAagcatcagagaaagaaatataccatacgatttcatttatatgcagaatttaagaaacaaaacgatgaacataggggaagggaaggaaaaataaaatagaataaaaacagagaaggagacagatcataagagattcttaactctacagaacaagctgagggttgctagaggaaAGGTGAGTGGAGGATGGGgtagttgggtgatgggcatgaaggagggctcttgatgtaatgaacacagggttatataaaactgatgaatcactaacctACCCTGAAATTAATTATACACTTCATGCtagctaacttgaatttaaataaaacaaaacaaaaaaaaaaaagcaaaatgcctattcttattcttatttcacATTAGCCTAAAAGTCCTTGACTGCAAcaagtcaagaaaagaaaaaaagacaaatagattagaaatgaaaaacaaaaacaaaaaaaaccctctaccTGCAGATGCCATGATTGTCTCCATTGAAAATCCAAGGAATTTATAGAAACtcctagaactaatacatgagtAAAACAGGTTTCAGGatataaatcaatatataattatcaggttcactttttttttttaaccactcatttatccatttttatttgctaatgttTTTATCAGTACACTAAAACTAAATTTTAGAGACACTGGATATTATTAGTTTGGATACtattagtttattataaaagagacATGAAAATTATTTACATGATGAAAGATTTCACAACTTCACTGGAATGGGCAGCTTCACTTCATGccattttaataatgatttcaGTCCACATACTTTCCAAGAATGTCACCATctctaaataagaaataatcCTTGTCATCTAGAACTACTTTGGTGCCTCCATATTCTGGGAGAAGAACTTTATCTCCAACTTTCACACTAACTGGTTGAATCTCTCCACCCTTTCCTTTGGAGCCGCATCCAACAGCTACTACTGTTGCTTTCAACacttttccttgagatttttctggaagCATGATACCGCCTTTGGTTACAGTTTCAGCTGCACTCCTTTCAACTAAAACTCGGTCAAAGAGGGGAAGAAACTTTCTAAACGCCTGTCCTGCCATGACTCCGGCCG
Proteins encoded in this region:
- the LOC116584501 gene encoding 10 kDa heat shock protein, mitochondrial-like, with the protein product MAGQAFRKFLPLFDRVLVERSAAETVTKGGIMLPEKSQGKVLKATVVAVGCGSKGKGGEIQPVSVKVGDKVLLPEYGGTKVVLDDKDYFLFRDGDILGKYVD